GCATCTCTCAAGTAATCACATATATGCCCAGAGAAGGAAAACCAATCAGATACATGGACAGATATTTTACAATCTTTGATTCTCAGCCATGTTATTCTGCAAAAACATATATAATGATTCATTTCCtcaaagttcattttatttatgtgaaaTCGTTCAATCTTAGGGAGTAATTAACATATGATATGAACTGGTAGTAGTAAAAGTACTATTAAGTAATCTATGATATTTGTCATATAGAaaataatatagaaaattgTCTTAAATTGATACAAAATTCAGCTGTAAGACATTCTGCTGTTTGAAGATGAGGAATTACACTGAAAACCTAGAATGAAGAGAATGTAACAGCACACTGACAATAAATGATGAAGAAAGTGATTGCAAACAAAATCAATGCCagatttgttttgctgtttttgcacTCCTTGATTatgaagtaaaaaagaaaaagtggtgTAACATTACTATATAAGGCAAAAACAACTCTATTCTTAATAGTGCTGCTTCAGCTAATGTATTATTCATCATGAGCAATTATATGTTGTACAGTCAGACAGAAAGCAGGTGTGTTCTGCTCTTAACCACATTTCTCCTACTTTGTAAGCAAGAGAAggatttttacttttatctttcACTTAAATCCAAATTTTTACTTTTAGCAGTGTGATAAATACAAGTCCTGGTCAAATGAAGTCTGTCATACATTATAATAGCTCCGTCTTGTCTTGATATCCAAATGAACTGTATGAAATTGTTTCCTCCACAGAATGCCCCTACCACAAAGCCCTGGGGTTTGAATCTGGATCTGTGTCATCAGACCAGATCAGCTGCTCCAATCAGGACCAGTACACCGGCTGGTACATCTCCTGGATCCCCAACAGAGCTCGTCTTAACAACCAAGGCTTTGGGTAAGTCATGACGACCCACTTTTTCTTCTTACAATCATTTGAAACATACAAAGACAAATGACTATATTTCTGTATCATCTCTGTTAGCTGTGCTTGGCTCTCCAAGTTTAACGACCAGTTCCAGTGGATCCAGATCGACCTGAAGGAGGTGGGTGTGGTGTCTGGCATCCTCACACAGGGTCGCTGCGATGCTGATGAATGGATTACTAAATACAGCATCCAATACCGCACTGTGGAAACTCTCAATTGGGTCTATTACAAAGACCAGACAGGCAACAACAGGGTAAGTACTAACACCAATCAGCACTGAACCTGATCTTGCACTGaacctgaaatgtatttttaaaaatatatattgtagtAGGGACTCAATGACCAATTTTAGAAAATTAAACACTTTCTGGAAGACAGCACTTTGCATGTGGCAGAAGTAACCAGGAGAACTGCACATAAAGACTTTTTTCAGGCTGTTTCATTCAGGAAACATAATTATGTGCAGCATCACAATAGCTGCTTTTGTCCAGGAAATCAAGTATAATCTGGGATGTTTGGTAGTCAGAGATATGCTAAACCAAACACATTGTCTGTGCATCACTGAGATTTGATTGGACATGTTTCCATATTGTCTGTAGTTGTTTTACCTCCTATTTATATCAAGCCTAGCCTATTAACAGTGTGTTGCTGACAGACCTCTTGAAAAGGTGAATACAGACCATTTAACATGATCCAGATGGTGAGAGCAATGTCATCATCAGTGTACATGGGATCCATTCATCAACCTCTCTCCTTGTGGCCTATATTCATCAAGTGGAtgtcaaaccaaaaaaaaatcccttcttTATATTGTACATGTAACATCAGATTAAAATCCCCAGTTCTAATGAAACTGCAGAAGTTTTTGCAGCTAAATTGAGTCTTTATCATTTCCTCTCTTGGCATCTTGTTAGCATGTGGTTATTGTAGTAATCAAGTATAGTCAAAGTAGTCAAACTATTAATAAAGTAGAAGAATCAAGTATGAAAGAATAGacatatttgctgcttttgatGACTTAATTACAGTTAAGTGAATCATTTTGGGCTCTGGGTCATTGTGATTCTCACTAGTTTCTAATGTTTTACACGTCAAACAGTTAATGTACTGCTCAAGAAAATGATCAGCAATATATTAGGATAATTACTTTACTCAAAAACAATAAGTTATCTGGGCTGATATCTTCCAAATAGATGGGATCTTTAAGGGAAGTCAGCACAGCACTGCACAGCTTGTTAACACTATAACTGACCTTTAACCTTGTGTCATTTTCACCTTTATAGCAATATGTAGACTTGTCTCCCTCTGTCTATCTGTTTTATGCTGATTCATGTATTCGGATGCCACTTTTATGAGGAAATATTTTGTTTGAATGTATTTTACTGAGTAATCTCTCATAAAAAGGCAACACAATAATGAATGTATAGAAACAGGCATGATCTGATGAGCCTTCACATGCTTTCCACTCTTCAGGTCTTCTATGGGAACTCTGACCGCTCCTCCACGGTGCAGAACCTGCTGCGCCCGCCCATCGTGGCCCGTTACATCCGCCTGCTGCCGCTGGGCTGGCACACCCGCATCGCCACGAGGATGGAGCTGCTGATGTGCACGAACAAGTGTTCTTGAAGTGCACTCGGCCTGCTTTTCCTTCCCCTGCCAGCCTGCCGCTTGCCAAAAGGGGGACACTTTGTCCAGCATCTGGTAAATCCATCTTGTAATGACCTATCATTTCTTTAAcatgtctgtcttttcttttttttttggcgagGCTCAAAGCAAACTAAGTCTGGGCAGGTGGACATGTTTGGTGTTCTTTGATGCATTGATTGGTCTGTCTTAAAATCTGTAtgaattaattgttttaatatttaaatattaaatacccACACAGCACATTCCAGtttaaaaaaggcatttttgGAGGCCTGTAATCTTCATAAAGctttgagagagaaataaagatttGGTTACTCATTCATAAAAGTCTTTGAATTAAAGTCAAACACTGTTTtacacaaagaagaagaagtttgtACAGGCTGAGTGTCAAATCAAACGagtctgttttatttgagaTTTACAGTTACATATGTAAACATGAATAATCTAAAATTGTTAAGCATTCATTTGTGGATTTATGTTCTTATGTAAATGCTctgttggaaaaaaaagcagataaaacACTGACTATGCTACTAATTTGTGTCTGTAATAAAAGCACAAACTTAATACTTGATTTCATTTAAACAGTTGAGATAAACATCTGCTGTTATAAATATTACCAAACGAGTAGTCACACATCAGTATTAATATAATACACGGTGTTCCTTTCAGCAAAACATTTATCCAAAGAGAGAAAACGTACTGTGTCGAGTACAAGAGTGTGCACAGTCCTCACAGATTGCACCACGCACAATACGATTACGGTCATGTTTGGACTCAAGTGTGTTTACTGTGGGAGCCCGAAACGTCAAGTCTCCACACACTGTGCACACGAAGAACATGGACGTGAGGAAGAATTTACAGAGTCGGAGCAATATTGCTGAAACACACGGGTCTCTTCAAAGTGCAACGTTTAAAAAGTTTAGGATGGAATTTTCTGCCGAGCTACTATCATGGCACTTTATCTCAGGCAGAAAACAATGTGACAGCGCAGAGCGTCGGCCCTCGCTGTGCTTTAAGATTTCTTTAAAAGCTCATCCCAAGTAGCTCAATGTGTCAAATCAGTTCAAATGAACTAGTACACCCAGAATGGCTTTTGAGTTCATTTAACTGCTGTAAAAATTAGTTTCTAACAAcgattaagaaaaaaaaaacaacaacttgcatttcatgttttatacatttttacagcagttaaactgtatataatattttgaatgtatttgcACATTTCTTTAACTGTATTAAACAGGCAGAACTACTCAGAGGAAGCTTTTTTAGAAATCTTTACGCAAGaaatgagaaacaaaaagaCTTCCTCGACTCCTGGTGGTGAAGGAAGTTATCATCCTTTCATTTCAGATGTCCTTTGCCATAAACTGGATCCTTAAAGTTGCTCAAAACAGCGCAACCTATCAAGATTTATGTCTGTATGATTCACCAATAAGGGTGCTTCGTAACActtgtacatacatacacattgcAATGTTTAAAGAAATGAATTTTAGATTACATGACTATAAAAAAGACCTTCGGTATATTCTGTTATAAGGTGTTGCTATGTTTGTTTCTATTGGACGTGATTGAGGTGCGACCATAGTTTAGATAATTGTATATGTTTTCATAGTATATATGAAAATGATGCATGATAAATCAGTGCCTTAGTGTTAGTATGCTGTAATCTCAGTCAGAGAGAGTAAATGCAGTGCTTTGTTATGTCCTACAGAGGGCGATGTAGGTTAGGATTTCTGTCAGTTTATGGCACTGTAGTGTCTAAAAtggctgcattttaaaaaaaaatacatgaaaacctagatatacttaaaaaaaaaaaaaatcaaatctaaGCTTTATAGATTGTCAGTGTCAACAGCTACACGTTCAAGAACAAGACTGCTTTGACGTTTGAGCATCTGTGACCCAGTATGAGAGAGCACATCCAAAAGCAGGACAGCTCGGACCAAGAGTTACAATCCCGGGTGAGATGAACACGAGTTACTGACATTACTGTACCGATCTCTATCATAACAACTgataaaactttatttgtttAGAATGCCTTAGATAGTCTTAAGGAAATACTACGCAGTAAAATGTACTATATCTCTATATCGAATAGAAACAAAAATACTTACACTTAAAATCTACACTTCATCTatccatttatatatatatatatatatatatatattgaatttgtaatgtatttactgtatgataCAAATTATAATCAGAATTACAGAAGTAATAATATAAAGTCTATCAAACATggaagctttaaaaaaacattaagacaTAAAAAGGCTTTTGGCCTGTTCGCAAGCAGTGTTTAAACTGAAGGTTTGgtatcttgtgtgtttgtgtgtgtgtgtgtgtgtgtgtgtgtgtgtgtgtgtgtgtgtgtgtgtgtgtgtgtgtgtgtgtgtgtgtgtgtgtgtgtgtgtgtgtgtgtgtgtgtgtgtgtgtgatcagcaGGTGAAGTGTTATGCAAGGGATGTGTGGGAGCAACAGAGGGGCAAACAGAGGAGTTTAAAGTGGATCTGAGAGCTGCAGATTGGAGATCACAGAGCCGTCTCTTTCAGGTCGTTGAGGTTTGGCATACGAGACCTGGAGGGGCGTCCGAAGCCGTGCCCGTTCTGGCCCCCCTTGATGCTCATTTGCTCTGGGTAAGGGTTGCCTTCGGGGCGGCCCAGGGCAGACGTGTGCCAGCCAGACTCCAGCTGTCCAGGCAGCGGGTAGCCTGACTGTCGGCTCTTCAGCTGGGGTGTACTGACCCCTGAGTGACCCCGACTTTCAGTAAAACCACCTTGGGCAGAGGCTGGATTAGGCAGCGGCTGGTAGCGCATGTCAGAAGGTGCGGGCTGGTTGGAGGACGATGATGAAAGGTGCAGGAGCTTGCGCAAAGACTTCAGTGGCTGactctaaataaaaaaaaggtcacatgACAGAAGAACAACATATTTAAACCAAACCTTTCAAAGTAAAAGCAGACAACACTTGAAGTTCTTCTGTGAGACTTACAGGCGAGTGTGAGTCAGACAGTTTCTCAGGTGGCCAGTCCTTGTCCCTGTCTCGGTCTTGGTCCCGGTCTCGGCTCTTGTCACGAGACCTGTGGCGGCTGCTCTGGTGACCTGAGGACCTGGAGGACTTCTGGATGACTGTATCCACCCCGTCGTTAGGAATCTGTCACATGGTGTAGAcattattcaaataaaccagttcAAACATACAACTTCACACACATGAATATGGTAGGTCCACACAAACTAAAGAACAAGAAATGTGCTTCcaaattgtgtttttaggtGAAATAATCATAACATTTCAGCCACAGCCACTACATTACACTGAAGGCTACAGCATACAGAGCCTATATcctataaaaatatgtttgtagttGTCCTTATGTGTGTGGACCTACCATTGCCATGAGTTTTTGCAATATTTGGTCAAGAGTGCAGTGGAGTctaataaaaattaaaagccAGAAACTCTGGGCGTTCGTTGatctgaggaagaagagagacaaCTCCTCTTGTTTATTGATAAATGACTCTCGTTGGGTGATATTTGCCACATATACAGTCCATGAGAAATCTGAAGGCAGCAGTACACACTTGCACCCCACCCCCCCTACCCCCTGTTTCCTCCTGGCcagattgtgtttatttgtgctctGTCATCAGCAGTAACCCTCCTCTCAGAATCTGAACAAACTGCCACATATAAATAGAAATGTGAGGGGAAGAAAGAGTCTCAAACACCTGTTTCATGCTGAACCGTCAGTTTCACATGTCAAAATGTGGCTGCTTTTATATTTAGCAAACTATTTTGTCAGTTGGTAGCCCCTCCTTCCAGACTTATGCTCTATAATCAAGATATGATCATGATCTAAGAAATTAACTTTGATAGACTTTGGCAGAAAATTGATCGAATGTGTccgtgacacacacacacacacacacacacacacacacacacacacacacacacacacacacacacacacacacacacacacacacacacacaaaaagtctgtctctcttcctctcttacaCACTTACTCATTccccaccaaacacacactcttcccTACTAggcaacatttatatttttgacatttgtattTATCACATATGTGCAATaaacttgtttgtttaattatcACTTATGTGCAATACCACACTTGTGCACCAATGTGCAATATAATATCTATAAATACACCTGCCCTACTccgcctctgattggctcctttgttggttatgtttaggcatgaggagtgAGATTGGTTAGGGTTGGGGAAAGGATATCAGGGTCTACGCCAGTCAGATGCAGAGTAGGGGCGAGTCTTTGCAGAGCGCAGGTGGGAAAAATACAGTCAAAGGCGAAATGTCTACGTGCAGTCTTGAAAGCctacacccactttactacatgggATTCCCGTTTCACTACACAAAAATGACCCTAATTTTCACTTGATCGgtaaaattaacattttccaaatgagtttatggtctcaactgctagtttcaagtcttcttcaatgtAACATGATGTTCATTGTGTAAATTAAAGCcccatttagagtaaaacaGACAATCAAGCAGGTTATgctttagggcgtggctacgttgtgattgacaagtcgcTACCATGATGACAACAGAGCATGGGTGTAGCTGTGGTTATTTTAGTGTGTTATCATTTCATGAAAgttatttgtaacattttggttgcCTAAAACAACCTTATTCAGCCTCTGGTTGTACTAAAAAACCCTTTAACTAGTTGcatgttcagttttttctgtaaatatattttgttttaatggttttaaacCTGTTTTGGCTAGCAacaattagcattagcattacaAGAGTTAACCATAGATTGAAAATGCACCATGCTAACCAAACTAGCAGCTAGCGTTATGGTCAGTCCATGCTCTTGTCCAAATTTGGTCACTTCTGGcaccaaaaatccaagatggcgatGTTCAAAATGCAAACTTGAGGTTTCAAAACAAGAGTCCACAAACCAACGACTGACGTCACAGTGGCTACATCTACATGAAACACCCACTTGGTTAGGTTGAGGCATGATGAGTGGGATAATTAGGGTTAACATTAGGGGTCAGGGGTATGTGTCATATAACATTTCATTATGCCGACAACATTGGTCAGGGTGTTGTGTAGTAAAGTGATGGTGTTATATAGGTCTACAAGACTGCAGATGGACCCTTTTCAGTAGATGTTGTTATCCTAAGGGCAAGTTAAACAGCACTCCTCCTTgacctctaaccctaaccctaaccatcccaCTCatcatgcctaaacctaaccaagtgggtGTGCAAAATATGAAGTGGTTGTGTAGTGTAGATACTGCAAGTCTGCAGATAGACCCACTTGGGTCAAAGCCGTGCTCCTGGCTGGGTGTTTGGTCACCCATGTCACAACGTCCGGTATccatgatttaaaatgaaaagccCTCTAGTGTTTCATACACAGTCCAGCCATATACTATGTTGTGAcctagtcttttttttattcatatctcttatctttctattttctttctccttttttaaataattgtaaatatttatttcagacCATAACTCGAGCTTGAAGAAGCCAAATTTCAGTACCTCCAGTGTTTGTGTGGCTGTGTTTCTATGTATGTGTCAATAAAAGCTCTTGAATCTCTTGAATCTTAAGCAAAGCAGCAAAGCTCTGTGTGAGTGTAACCAGGCACACAAACAACAGACTCCTAAAAAACTCATGTGGTTAACCTAAGCCTGAGCGCTCTCAATCATCCTCAGCTCATAACCAGAGACATGCTGTTAGGGCTGCGGCTGAAATCAGTGGTGACTAATCAGAATCAGAAAGACCGACAAAGTGAACACAAAAATGACCAGCCAGATCCATACTTGTGATTGGAAGAAAAATTCCTGAAGAGCTCTGcttttcattaaataaaaaaatcaaagggTAAAAGCTGGTTGCAATAAatctattatttaaatattcataggCACATCATTGCCTTTTGGGCAAAAGCTGTACTGATGTACTGTAGATGGATCTGGCTGGTTTCTGTTTGCAATTCATTATTATGTGAATGAACCATTTCTCCAAATGTGTTtacaaaattgaaaaagaaaaccacTGAAAGCGAACTTAAAGCAAAACAATTATGCAGGGTTGATTATTGGTGTTAATGCATGCAATGTTAGATTTGTGGCATGGAGTTAGGAGGTGAGTAGGATAGTGTAAAACAGCATGTACCATGGGAGAGGATACTACAGGGAGGACTCTCACAGAGGAACTATACTTTATGTTATTCTTTGAGCTAAACAGAGGGAAAAGATATTTCTTGATGACAGGAGGTCTTCCATCAGGGACTTCCATCTGTAATATAGAGGCACATGACTGGTGGCACAGGGAAACATGGTGCACATGACAACAACAAGTGATTTTATCTCTCGGTAAAGGTGCTAATAAAAGCATTAAACGTTTGAGAAGCAGATGAAGAGATATGTAGACAGACGGTTCATATGTATGAAATAGTGCATCCAGAACATGGCTCAATAATGTTTGAATCATAGGGTGAGAAGTACTCGACATACGACTCACCATTtgagattttttctttttcttctttattgctCTGAAGAAACCctgcttttccttttctttggaTGGCTCAGAAGGGTTCAACACTACAGTGTCTGGGCCGGTCCTTGCATTAAAACAAGAGAGCAATGAGCATGTTGTCCTAGCTATCAATGTATAATATTCTACAACCCCCAATCAGACCTGATCATTTGTGTGAAAAGCAGAAGTGTCGTGTGAGCAGTTTGACATTTAAGCAGAGCATATTAGTGTTTATTATCAGTGTAACCCATTTTTAGGATGATGTTCTGTCGTGGTCACCGGAGATAATTACCAGGGGTCAAAGGCTGGCTGGCGTTTGGAGTGGTTGGTCATGTTGCTGCCGTCCCCTGACCTCTGACTCCTGCTATCATGGAAGGAGTTGTCTGGCCGGGGAGAAGGGACTgttcaacaaacacaacaaatactGTAAGTTCATGCACAGATGCACCACATTTAGCAGTTTTTACCTTGTAGCTCAAAATATTTCAAAGCACGTTGTATGACTATCCATAATCATCAGTCAAGACTGTGATTGTAACCAAAAAACTCTCTAATATCAATATAGTATTTAAAAGATCCTATAATCACATACAATTGTACACTCAGTGGCTTTAAGTAGGAAAATATCAGATTTGTATGAAATGAGCAGACTGCAGTCGAGTGATGCTTAAATCTGAACTAACGTCTTGATCTCGACAGCGCAgttagagaaagagaggcacGGCCAGAGATATCAGTGTGACTAAACCAACCTCTGTAGAAGCTGCCCACCCTCCTAGGCATGGATTCGCTGTAAATGTTGCGGTTCTCTTTGGAAGAGCCCCCATCTTCTGTTTGCTGGTCGTGATATAAGCCAACCTGAGTCACAACACAAGAACTgatcacacaaacactcagaaGGCCACCTGCTCTGCATGCTTCACTAACTTAgctcatatttttatttacctgaaaggataagaaaaaaaggggaggggaaggggggttGTTGACTGAGAAGTGgtcattataataaaacaacatctgTAGAAATGTGCTGCTGTGACAAGCTCGACTGTGCTATCATAAGTAGTCACATTAGAGGGAAGCAAAGCACACAGTGAAAATGAAGAGGCATCTGatgcacagagacagagaaatagagagagagagagagagagagagagagagagagagagagagagagagagagagagagagagagagagagagagagagagagagagagcagttcATGACAGCAGTATCCACCCACATCCACACTCTCGGAAGACTGGATGTGGGTGGGGAATGGTGGGTGCAGGCAGAATGTCGGACCTCGTTTTTTTGCCGCTGTGTGTGAAAAGATGCGGTGTTGTCCCTTGTGGAGTCCCTTATTGGGGGTCTGCTGTGGGTGACCTCAGTGGGTGCCTGTTCGCTCTGTtaatggagacatgatggagcaTGGAGTAAGCTCAGCActgcagcacacacatgcaaatacacaccGGCACACGCTATGTatactatatgtatatatacagtatatataaacatacaggTAACATGATTTAGTGTATATTCAAGAAACAAGATACAAGAAAAGCCACACTCTAAACCGTTAAGATGCTGCTGCCGCTATGTTAATCCTGCCATTCCTTCAAACCCTGGgaaactgaccaatcagatctggctaaaaaccacaaacacagatCCTGATATTTTCAGACGCTACCAGAATAAACCCTGGCTGCACGGTTAGTGAAACTGAGACTGAGGCAGAGTTATCCAACACAACCTGATGTAGGCATTTGATATGATTAGATCCTGTGGGCTTAGGCTTTCCTTAAGGTTGGAGAGGTTTGATGTGGGCTGATGACTGACCCTGCTCATGTCTTCTTCTCTGGACGAGCCCCCAGAGTGGCGAGGCAGTGTGCGGTGCTGCAGCTGTGGAGACAGGAGCTGCAGGCTGCTGGCTCTGGTGGGTATTCCCTGCCCCACCAACAGCCCCTCATCTCCTCCGTGTGTCCTCTGGTGATCCCTCCGTACATACATAGAGTGGCGGTGTGGCCGCTGCTGGGAGGAGAAGGGGCTGGTGTATCCCTGACCGTAAGCCAGAGGGTCGTGCGGGGCGGACAGAGAATGACCGTGGCTCCTTTCCATGCCACTTTCCGCTGGGTCCAGGGCGTCTGGTGACTGGGACTCCTCTGAGGCCTTGTGGCGGGTGGAGGAGCGCCTGTATGACGAGTCCAGcgtgttgctctctctctccgaGCGCATGCTTCCCCTGCCAGCAGCGCCGGGTCCCAGTCTGTCAACTCGGCGGGCTGCCGGGCTGCTCGGCGCTGTGAGGTCAAGGCAGCTGGAGGGGAAATAACGAGACGTGGGCTCATCTGCATAAAGATGCACATCATTCAAGTTCCCCACTGACTTGGCATCGCTAAGCGTGCCGTAGCTCTTGGACAAGTTCAAGTAGGCGAACTTAGAGGAGGACGGCGTGGAGCTGTGAGACTCCATGTAGTTGTGTCGACTGTGTTTCTCCCCTGACTGAAGCGTGTTGGTCTTCCCCTCCACAAAAGAGTGGCGGTTCTGCTGCGAGCGGAAGTTGGATTTGAGGTACTTGGCTCCGGGTCCGTCGGACATCTTGGACCCCAAGTCGCCCTTGCTCTTGGCCTCGCCAGGGCTGAGCAGATGAGGCAGGTTGCTGCTGGCCAGGTCCATGTTGCACGAGGTGGAGTGGTTGAAGATCTGTGGCTGGTAGTTTTTAGTATGAAGGGTGGGACTGAGGTTGATTGCTGTGGGCATGTTGCCGTTGAGAAAGCCGTCGTTGTTGGGGTGGAGGTCTTCGTGTCGAGGCAAGCTGGAGCACTCTCTGCTGCTGGAGCGGTGGCTTCCTGAGCTCTTTCCCCCATGGCTCCTGACCAAGAGAAGTAAGGACAACGATGAACATACTGTGCACCTAAAATCATCCTACAAAGGGCGAGACATCTGCAAAAATGTCAGTACAcagtggtgggggggggggggggttgttaaaagaaaataaccaattacatttacattagaCAATACAGAGACATTGATAAGCTTCAACTAGCTTTAGTGTGCCCCCTGCTGACCTGCTGGGGGTGGTGTTGTCTCCATGGTG
The Scomber scombrus chromosome 8, fScoSco1.1, whole genome shotgun sequence DNA segment above includes these coding regions:
- the LOC133985134 gene encoding retinoschisin-like produces the protein MEVTARAAVLFLLLLSQALTVVHTQEEEEAIQEEELQEEDQEVIETWTSNVKACTCDCESADSPTSSPTVISSVPPTSLSQPLPLDNPMSCMPECPYHKALGFESGSVSSDQISCSNQDQYTGWYISWIPNRARLNNQGFGCAWLSKFNDQFQWIQIDLKEVGVVSGILTQGRCDADEWITKYSIQYRTVETLNWVYYKDQTGNNRVFYGNSDRSSTVQNLLRPPIVARYIRLLPLGWHTRIATRMELLMCTNKCS
- the LOC133985161 gene encoding cyclin-dependent kinase-like 5 isoform X1 — translated: MKIPDIGDVMNKFEVLGIVGEGAYGVVLKCRHKDTNEIVAIKKFKDSEENEEVKETTLRELKMLRTLKQENIVELKEAFRRRGKLYLVFEYVEKNMLELLEELPNGVPTEKARSYIYQLIKAIHWCHKHDIVHRDIKPENLLISSDDVLKLCDFGFARNLSEGTDANYTEYVATRWYRSPELLLGAPYGKAVDMWSVGCILGELSDGQPLFPGESEIDQLFTIQKVLGPLPPEQMKLFYNNPRFHGLRFPAVNHPQTLERRYLGIIGGALLDLLKSLLLLNPTERFLTEQSLNHHAFQTLRLVERPGPPTPTPVRSSKRKPHHGDNTTPSRSHGGKSSGSHRSSSRECSSLPRHEDLHPNNDGFLNGNMPTAINLSPTLHTKNYQPQIFNHSTSCNMDLASSNLPHLLSPGEAKSKGDLGSKMSDGPGAKYLKSNFRSQQNRHSFVEGKTNTLQSGEKHSRHNYMESHSSTPSSSKFAYLNLSKSYGTLSDAKSVGNLNDVHLYADEPTSRYFPSSCLDLTAPSSPAARRVDRLGPGAAGRGSMRSERESNTLDSSYRRSSTRHKASEESQSPDALDPAESGMERSHGHSLSAPHDPLAYGQGYTSPFSSQQRPHRHSMYVRRDHQRTHGGDEGLLVGQGIPTRASSLQLLSPQLQHRTLPRHSGGSSREEDMSRSEQAPTEVTHSRPPIRDSTRDNTASFHTQRQKNEVGLYHDQQTEDGGSSKENRNIYSESMPRRVGSFYRVPSPRPDNSFHDSRSQRSGDGSNMTNHSKRQPAFDPWTGPDTVVLNPSEPSKEKEKQGFFRAIKKKKKKSQMVSRMSSTSHPMIQTLLSHVLDALFHTYEPSVYISLHLLLKRLMLLLAPLPRDKITCCCHVHHVSLCHQSCASILQMEVPDGRPPVIKKYLFPLFSSKNNIKYSSSVRVLPVVSSPMIPNDGVDTVIQKSSRSSGHQSSRHRSRDKSRDRDQDRDRDKDWPPEKLSDSHSPSQPLKSLRKLLHLSSSSSNQPAPSDMRYQPLPNPASAQGGFTESRGHSGVSTPQLKSRQSGYPLPGQLESGWHTSALGRPEGNPYPEQMSIKGGQNGHGFGRPSRSRMPNLNDLKETAL
- the LOC133985161 gene encoding cyclin-dependent kinase-like 5 isoform X2, which produces MKIPDIGDVMNKFEVLGIVGEGAYGVVLKCRHKDTNEIVAIKKFKDSEENEEVKETTLRELKMLRTLKQENIVELKEAFRRRGKLYLVFEYVEKNMLELLEELPNGVPTEKARSYIYQLIKAIHWCHKHDIVHRDIKPENLLISSDDVLKLCDFGFARNLSEGTDANYTEYVATRWYRSPELLLGAPYGKAVDMWSVGCILGELSDGQPLFPGESEIDQLFTIQKVLGPLPPEQMKLFYNNPRFHGLRFPAVNHPQTLERRYLGIIGGALLDLLKSLLLLNPTERFLTEQSLNHHAFQTLRLVERPGPPTPTPVRSSKRKPHHGDNTTPSRSHGGKSSGSHRSSSRECSSLPRHEDLHPNNDGFLNGNMPTAINLSPTLHTKNYQPQIFNHSTSCNMDLASSNLPHLLSPGEAKSKGDLGSKMSDGPGAKYLKSNFRSQQNRHSFVEGKTNTLQSGEKHSRHNYMESHSSTPSSSKFAYLNLSKSYGTLSDAKSVGNLNDVHLYADEPTSRYFPSSCLDLTAPSSPAARRVDRLGPGAAGRGSMRSERESNTLDSSYRRSSTRHKASEESQSPDALDPAESGMERSHGHSLSAPHDPLAYGQGYTSPFSSQQRPHRHSMYVRRDHQRTHGGDEGLLVGQGIPTRASSLQLLSPQLQHRTLPRHSGGSSREEDMSRSEQAPTEVTHSRPPIRDSTRDNTASFHTQRQKNEVGLYHDQQTEDGGSSKENRNIYSESMPRRVGSFYRVPSPRPDNSFHDSRSQRSGDGSNMTNHSKRQPAFDPWTGPDTVVLNPSEPSKEKEKQGFFRAIKKKKKKSQMMEVPDGRPPVIKKYLFPLFSSKNNIKYSSSVRVLPVVSSPMIPNDGVDTVIQKSSRSSGHQSSRHRSRDKSRDRDQDRDRDKDWPPEKLSDSHSPSQPLKSLRKLLHLSSSSSNQPAPSDMRYQPLPNPASAQGGFTESRGHSGVSTPQLKSRQSGYPLPGQLESGWHTSALGRPEGNPYPEQMSIKGGQNGHGFGRPSRSRMPNLNDLKETAL
- the LOC133985161 gene encoding cyclin-dependent kinase-like 5 isoform X3 → MKIPDIGDVMNKFEVLGIVGEGAYGVVLKCRHKDTNEIVAIKKFKDSEENEEVKETTLRELKMLRTLKQENIVELKEAFRRRGKLYLVFEYVEKNMLELLEELPNGVPTEKARSYIYQLIKAIHWCHKHDIVHRDIKPENLLISSDDVLKLCDFGFARNLSEGTDANYTEYVATRWYRSPELLLGAPYGKAVDMWSVGCILGELSDGQPLFPGESEIDQLFTIQKVLGPLPPEQMKLFYNNPRFHGLRFPAVNHPQTLERRYLGIIGGALLDLLKSLLLLNPTERFLTEQSLNHHAFQTLRLVERPGPPTPTPVRSSKRKPHHGDNTTPSRSHGGKSSGSHRSSSRECSSLPRHEDLHPNNDGFLNGNMPTAINLSPTLHTKNYQPQIFNHSTSCNMDLASSNLPHLLSPGEAKSKGDLGSKMSDGPGAKYLKSNFRSQQNRHSFVEGKTNTLQSGEKHSRHNYMESHSSTPSSSKFAYLNLSKSYGTLSDAKSVGNLNDVHLYADEPTSRYFPSSCLDLTAPSSPAARRVDRLGPGAAGRGSMRSERESNTLDSSYRRSSTRHKASEESQSPDALDPAESGMERSHGHSLSAPHDPLAYGQGYTSPFSSQQRPHRHSMYVRRDHQRTHGGDEGLLVGQGIPTRASSLQLLSPQLQHRTLPRHSGGSSREEDMSRSEQAPTEVTHSRPPIRDSTRDNTASFHTQRQKNEVGLYHDQQTEDGGSSKENRNIYSESMPRRVGSFYRVPSPRPDNSFHDSRSQRSGDGSNMTNHSKRQPAFDPWTGPDTVVLNPSEPSKEKEKQGFFRAIKKKKKKSQMIPNDGVDTVIQKSSRSSGHQSSRHRSRDKSRDRDQDRDRDKDWPPEKLSDSHSPSQPLKSLRKLLHLSSSSSNQPAPSDMRYQPLPNPASAQGGFTESRGHSGVSTPQLKSRQSGYPLPGQLESGWHTSALGRPEGNPYPEQMSIKGGQNGHGFGRPSRSRMPNLNDLKETAL